The Corynebacterium simulans genome contains a region encoding:
- a CDS encoding MFS transporter — translation MSKATNAKPSGVVKRGVDAALNPKAAVPVLLFCFVFSLVVDNGFKTMTMPIAQGLGIDDNTASLQASLAGVIIGIGAVVYAALADSVSIRKLMITGVLLVAVGSIIGFVGSGSWPIVLAARLIQTTGLAAAETLYVIYVTKHLSEADQKTYLGFSTAAFQAGLLIGALTSGFISTYISWTAMFLVPLILVLCIPAIHKMVPEDEAVESNLDVLGLILVGLFATALTMFMQAFNWKWLLLAVVAVIGFTLHIRSAKAPVVRPEFFTNGRYVWAITLVFFIYSTQLGYIFLLPFAANELHGMSIDRASLLMIPGYICAILVGVFSGKIGKVLNSRQTIYTAIVMIVGSLAVAALFVQEHVAVLAVTIVTFASGFALMYAPLVNTALQNIPAAKSGIAIGFYNLTINIAIPLGIAYTAKLIDVSDGFNLALGVLTAVGACGAVLYVVADRIMARKARDVSRAKSVDASETLA, via the coding sequence ATGTCAAAAGCTACAAACGCTAAGCCATCGGGCGTCGTAAAGCGCGGCGTCGATGCAGCCCTCAACCCTAAGGCAGCCGTACCGGTGCTGCTATTCTGCTTCGTCTTTTCCCTCGTGGTGGATAATGGTTTTAAGACCATGACCATGCCGATTGCGCAAGGCTTGGGCATTGATGACAACACCGCCTCGCTGCAGGCATCCCTTGCCGGCGTCATCATCGGCATCGGCGCCGTCGTCTACGCGGCGCTGGCGGACTCCGTGTCCATCCGCAAGCTCATGATCACCGGTGTGCTCCTCGTGGCCGTCGGCTCGATTATTGGTTTCGTGGGCTCAGGCTCTTGGCCCATCGTGCTGGCCGCCCGCCTAATCCAGACCACCGGCCTGGCCGCCGCGGAAACCCTGTACGTCATCTACGTGACCAAGCACCTATCTGAAGCAGACCAAAAGACCTACCTCGGCTTTTCCACCGCCGCCTTCCAAGCTGGCCTGCTGATTGGCGCGCTGACCTCCGGCTTTATCTCCACCTACATCTCGTGGACCGCGATGTTCCTCGTGCCGCTCATCCTCGTGCTGTGCATCCCGGCCATCCACAAGATGGTGCCCGAGGACGAAGCAGTGGAGTCAAACCTGGACGTGCTCGGCCTTATCCTGGTGGGACTTTTCGCCACCGCGCTGACCATGTTCATGCAGGCGTTCAACTGGAAGTGGCTCCTCCTGGCCGTCGTGGCAGTGATTGGATTTACGCTGCACATCCGCTCCGCTAAGGCGCCCGTGGTGCGCCCGGAATTCTTCACCAACGGCCGCTACGTGTGGGCAATCACCCTGGTGTTCTTCATCTACTCCACGCAGCTGGGCTACATCTTCCTGTTGCCATTTGCGGCCAACGAGCTGCACGGCATGAGCATTGACCGCGCCAGCCTGCTGATGATTCCGGGCTACATCTGCGCCATCTTGGTCGGTGTCTTCTCCGGCAAGATCGGCAAAGTCCTGAACTCCCGCCAGACTATCTACACCGCAATTGTCATGATCGTCGGCTCCCTGGCCGTAGCCGCTCTCTTCGTGCAGGAGCACGTCGCCGTGCTGGCCGTGACCATCGTGACCTTCGCTTCTGGCTTCGCGCTGATGTATGCACCGCTGGTCAACACTGCGCTGCAAAATATCCCGGCCGCGAAGTCCGGCATTGCCATCGGCTTCTACAACCTGACCATCAACATCGCCATCCCGCTCGGCATCGCGTACACCGCAAAGCTCATTGACGTAAGCGATGGCTTCAACCTCGCCCTCGGCGTGCTGACCGCCGTTGGCGCATGTGGCGCCGTCCTCTACGTCGTGGCCGACCGCATCATGGCCCGCAAGGCGCGAGATGTTTCTCGCGCGAAATCTGTAGATGCTTCCGAAACACTCGCTTAA
- the deoC gene encoding deoxyribose-phosphate aldolase, whose amino-acid sequence MSSNVASMIDHTLLKPEATAQDVAALIEEAQRLGTYSVCISPSQLPVEVPEGLHVATVVGFPSGAVKPEIKAAEAGLAVDNGAEEIDMVINIALAIEGRFDALEEEIRTVRSACQGKVLKVIIESAALSDDAIVAACRAAEAASADFVKTSTGFHPAGGASVHAVKLMADTVGGRLGVKASGGIRTGADAQAMIDAGATRLGLSSSAAVLADLEN is encoded by the coding sequence ATGTCATCCAACGTCGCATCCATGATCGACCACACCCTGCTCAAGCCGGAAGCCACCGCGCAGGACGTCGCCGCACTCATCGAGGAAGCCCAGCGCCTGGGCACCTACTCGGTGTGCATTTCCCCGTCCCAGCTGCCGGTCGAGGTTCCCGAGGGTCTACACGTGGCAACCGTGGTGGGCTTTCCCTCCGGCGCGGTCAAGCCGGAGATCAAGGCCGCCGAGGCAGGCCTTGCCGTGGACAATGGCGCCGAAGAAATCGACATGGTCATCAACATCGCGCTGGCCATTGAGGGCCGCTTCGACGCACTCGAGGAAGAGATCCGCACCGTGCGCAGCGCCTGCCAGGGCAAGGTCTTGAAGGTCATCATCGAGTCCGCCGCGCTTTCCGACGACGCGATTGTCGCCGCCTGCCGCGCCGCCGAGGCTGCCAGCGCTGACTTCGTCAAGACCTCCACCGGCTTCCACCCAGCCGGCGGCGCCAGCGTTCACGCAGTAAAGCTCATGGCAGATACCGTGGGCGGCCGTCTCGGCGTGAAGGCCTCCGGCGGCATCCGTACTGGCGCGGACGCGCAGGCGATGATCGACGCCGGCGCCACCCGCCTCGGCCTGTCTTCCTCCGCCGCGGTGCTGGCGGACCTAGAAAACTAG
- a CDS encoding phospho-sugar mutase, protein MSLVEYARTWAEHDPDPLTRDEVLGWIEAGDEAALSGAFAGPLAFGTAGLRAAVGAGESRMNRAVVIRTTYGLVSWLKQQVENPVVVIGCDARYGSADFYQDAAEVISAAGGRALVLPKQNPTPLTAYSVRELGADAGIMVTASHNPPADNGYKVYLGGRVATGDANGVQLVSPADAEISAAIAAAPFANEVPRSTDNIEEVDTRAQYLERAAKLVGESTSAKIALTAMHGVGAKLGTALLEKVGFEVSLVPEQAEPDPDFPTVSFPNPEEPGALDLGKAHAEKIGADILIAYDPDADRCAAAIPTHGAQGGVVWRQLTGDETGALLGDYLARRGVGGTFANSLVSSRLLGRIAAHYGLPHEETLTGFKWIARTHDLSFGYEEAIGFCPDPQAVRDKDGVATSVVLASLASECKDAGITLQDRLAEIYSTVGRLATAPLTFRVEDLSLITRGMEKITSTPPTQLAGSEIAKAEKFAQGMKLYTVDDDRVIVRPSGTEPKLKCYLESPDPARLDAIAEDLRVFFDM, encoded by the coding sequence ATGTCACTTGTTGAATACGCTCGCACGTGGGCCGAACACGACCCAGACCCGTTAACCCGTGACGAGGTCTTGGGCTGGATTGAAGCTGGCGACGAAGCCGCGCTGTCCGGCGCCTTCGCCGGCCCGCTGGCCTTCGGCACCGCCGGACTGCGCGCCGCCGTTGGGGCAGGCGAGTCCCGCATGAACCGTGCCGTGGTCATCCGCACCACCTATGGTTTGGTTTCGTGGCTAAAACAGCAGGTTGAAAACCCAGTCGTGGTCATCGGCTGCGATGCCCGCTACGGCTCGGCCGATTTCTACCAGGATGCTGCGGAGGTTATCTCCGCTGCCGGTGGCCGTGCCCTGGTGCTGCCCAAGCAGAACCCCACGCCGTTGACCGCCTATAGCGTGCGCGAGCTCGGCGCCGACGCCGGCATCATGGTCACCGCCTCCCACAACCCTCCAGCCGATAACGGCTACAAGGTTTACCTGGGCGGCCGCGTGGCCACCGGTGACGCCAACGGCGTGCAGCTTGTCTCCCCGGCGGACGCAGAGATCTCAGCGGCGATTGCTGCGGCGCCGTTTGCCAACGAAGTCCCGCGTTCCACAGACAACATCGAGGAAGTCGATACCCGCGCGCAATACCTCGAGCGCGCCGCCAAGCTGGTGGGGGAGTCCACCAGCGCCAAGATTGCGCTGACTGCCATGCATGGCGTGGGCGCAAAGCTGGGCACCGCGCTGCTCGAGAAGGTCGGCTTCGAGGTTTCCCTCGTGCCGGAACAGGCCGAGCCGGACCCGGATTTCCCAACCGTTTCCTTTCCCAACCCGGAAGAGCCCGGCGCTCTGGACCTGGGCAAGGCGCACGCGGAAAAGATCGGCGCAGACATCCTCATCGCATACGATCCGGATGCTGACCGTTGCGCGGCCGCCATTCCGACGCACGGTGCGCAAGGCGGCGTCGTCTGGCGTCAGCTCACCGGCGACGAAACCGGCGCCCTGCTGGGTGACTACCTGGCGCGCCGGGGCGTGGGCGGAACGTTTGCAAACTCGCTGGTTTCCTCGCGTTTGCTGGGCCGCATTGCCGCGCACTACGGCCTGCCGCATGAGGAAACGCTCACCGGTTTCAAGTGGATTGCCCGCACGCATGACTTGAGCTTTGGTTACGAGGAAGCCATCGGCTTCTGCCCCGACCCGCAGGCCGTGCGCGACAAAGACGGCGTTGCCACCTCGGTGGTTCTGGCCAGCCTGGCCTCGGAGTGCAAGGACGCAGGCATCACCCTGCAGGACCGCCTCGCGGAGATTTACTCCACCGTGGGCCGCCTGGCCACCGCTCCGCTGACCTTCCGTGTGGAAGACCTTTCGCTGATTACCCGCGGCATGGAAAAGATCACCTCGACCCCACCGACTCAACTGGCGGGCTCGGAGATTGCAAAGGCAGAGAAGTTTGCCCAAGGCATGAAGCTCTACACCGTGGACGATGACCGCGTCATCGTGCGCCCGTCTGGCACCGAGCCGAAGCTCAAGTGCTACTTGGAGTCCCCGGATCCGGCCCGCCTGGATGCCATTGCAGAGGATCTGCGGGTCTTCTTCGACATGTAG
- a CDS encoding PRC and DUF2382 domain-containing protein: MTNQNARDIKDLFNKTAYDVNGDKLGSVKEVFVDDNSGQPTFVEVSHGLFGMSESIVPMRGHKFAGEDDLILAFDKERIKDAPSVDTDKALSANDQNEIFRHYGVDTMKDEQAYTGGRHDVSDKNKAGLAAGAGAGAGVGAAAGAEHAAGAEHKEHAHKDHVAGTEAADHTKNAGHTHADVDGRDSLVRSEEQLDVNKERVETGEVRLRKYVVTETENVEVPVTREEVRVERTPISEEEAASLRGKNNLTDDEASVTLHEERVRVEKDTVPVEKVELNKKQVTDTERVSEDLRKERIETEGVDGKTTK, encoded by the coding sequence ATGACTAACCAGAATGCACGCGATATCAAGGACCTGTTCAACAAGACCGCATACGACGTAAACGGCGACAAGCTGGGTTCCGTCAAGGAAGTATTCGTTGATGACAACTCCGGTCAGCCAACCTTCGTTGAGGTTAGCCACGGTCTGTTTGGTATGAGCGAGTCCATCGTTCCGATGCGCGGCCACAAGTTCGCTGGCGAAGACGACCTCATCCTCGCATTCGACAAGGAGCGCATCAAGGATGCTCCAAGCGTTGACACCGACAAGGCTCTTAGCGCAAACGACCAGAACGAAATCTTCCGCCACTACGGCGTTGACACCATGAAGGACGAGCAGGCCTACACCGGTGGCCGCCACGACGTTTCCGATAAGAACAAGGCTGGCCTGGCTGCTGGTGCAGGTGCAGGTGCAGGCGTTGGCGCTGCTGCTGGTGCAGAGCACGCTGCTGGTGCAGAGCACAAGGAGCACGCTCACAAGGACCACGTTGCTGGCACCGAGGCTGCAGACCACACCAAGAACGCTGGCCACACCCACGCTGACGTTGATGGCCGCGATTCCCTGGTTCGTTCCGAGGAGCAGCTGGACGTTAACAAGGAGCGCGTCGAGACCGGTGAGGTTCGCCTGCGCAAGTATGTCGTAACCGAGACCGAGAACGTTGAGGTTCCGGTTACCCGCGAAGAGGTTCGCGTCGAGCGCACCCCAATCTCCGAGGAAGAGGCTGCTTCCTTGCGCGGCAAGAATAACCTGACCGATGACGAAGCATCCGTCACCCTCCACGAGGAGCGCGTCCGCGTTGAGAAGGACACCGTTCCGGTTGAGAAGGTTGAGCTGAACAAGAAGCAAGTTACCGACACCGAGCGCGTCTCCGAGGATCTGCGCAAGGAGCGCATCGAGACCGAGGGTGTAGACGGCAAGACCACCAAGTAA
- a CDS encoding trimeric intracellular cation channel family protein, which yields MNVEVDPLIEALYYWSDVSGVLLMGIIGGTLARQRGYDIVGFFFIAMFSALGGGMIRDVLINRGTVAAMSQPEYLYLAFAGALIARFFYFKGRTWDYIQSHGDAIVSALWAATGTVKALTYGLPLIPCVMMGVFTATGGSMIRDISMGREPAVFGDNQPTVIPAVACAAVVLVADSFDHLATGMLVGPVVSFILTLFGIWAGWRIPARQEWAPLNDTAAQVMLLARKAENKGRAVGRRLEPTKVRSWRHQQMEKALQRRIEKQVQNGRLRAAATSDATELLESFTDTMEQLHGEAIPATDSDSAAKNEEALSQESKGILQEIGVDLSGDSYEDYDEDEPLLDPEMLKEQRENLDIVLSDEKLTDELVEHLVQRYKKQN from the coding sequence ATGAATGTTGAGGTGGATCCGCTGATTGAGGCGCTGTACTACTGGTCCGACGTCAGCGGCGTGTTATTGATGGGGATCATCGGTGGCACGCTTGCTCGCCAGCGCGGCTATGACATTGTGGGCTTTTTCTTTATCGCGATGTTCTCAGCCTTGGGCGGCGGCATGATCCGTGACGTCCTCATCAACCGCGGCACTGTCGCTGCCATGTCGCAGCCGGAATACCTCTACCTTGCTTTCGCCGGCGCGCTGATTGCACGATTCTTCTACTTCAAAGGCAGAACCTGGGACTATATTCAATCTCACGGGGATGCCATAGTCTCCGCGCTGTGGGCAGCCACCGGTACCGTGAAGGCGCTGACCTATGGCCTGCCGCTTATCCCATGCGTGATGATGGGCGTGTTTACTGCAACGGGCGGTTCCATGATCCGTGACATCAGTATGGGCCGCGAGCCAGCCGTCTTCGGCGATAATCAGCCCACGGTGATCCCCGCGGTGGCCTGTGCCGCAGTGGTGCTCGTGGCCGATTCCTTCGACCACCTGGCCACTGGCATGCTGGTGGGGCCGGTCGTTTCCTTCATCCTGACCTTGTTCGGCATCTGGGCCGGCTGGCGCATTCCTGCCCGCCAGGAATGGGCGCCGCTGAACGATACTGCGGCGCAGGTCATGCTGCTCGCGCGTAAGGCCGAGAACAAAGGCCGGGCAGTGGGGCGTCGCCTAGAGCCCACCAAGGTGCGCAGCTGGCGGCACCAACAGATGGAAAAAGCCCTGCAGCGCCGCATCGAAAAGCAAGTGCAAAATGGTCGCCTCCGTGCGGCCGCCACCAGCGATGCCACCGAGCTGCTTGAGTCCTTCACCGACACCATGGAGCAGCTCCACGGCGAGGCCATCCCAGCCACCGACTCCGATTCTGCCGCGAAGAATGAGGAAGCTCTAAGCCAAGAATCCAAGGGCATCCTGCAGGAAATCGGCGTGGACTTAAGCGGCGATTCCTATGAGGACTATGACGAGGATGAACCGCTGCTCGATCCAGAAATGCTCAAGGAGCAGCGTGAGAACCTAGACATCGTGCTCTCGGATGAAAAGCTGACCGATGAGTTGGTGGAGCACTTAGTCCAGCGCTATAAGAAGCAGAATTAA
- a CDS encoding peptide ABC transporter substrate-binding protein, whose protein sequence is MLKRVLSVSAAATLVLALSACVPPDQTPDISGVDFITTDGAEPQNPLLPADINDVPAATIVNLIYSGLVYLNEEGEAEYDVAQKITQTSPTEYDVVLREDAKFSDGSSVRARDFVDSWNAAVQNNMLSSYFFKPILGFGEGEPTMRGLKVTGDRTFHIELAEPTANFVKRLGHSVFFPMHPSAEKGYDAYGMNPIGNGPYRLARWDRDEKINLIPNAEYVGPRKSRNEGLEFRFYETEEESYAALQRGELDLVTDVPITHIHRFEEELDGRSFNETSAMFSFITIPANDPMFRGEAGALRRRAISMSFDRTRIAHEVLDDTVTPVTCFATQKYCPEMGMIPGQEVLVYNPEKARELWAKADAISPWTGPFLLGYNADGGHAEWVDAVTKQVSETLGIEAYGRAFSTFKKYRQAVTDRQMRGSFRSSWQAAYPSEVNFLEPVFASSSLLNESGFNNPEFDRLLKEANSELDKKVQEQKLLAAQSILLHDLPALPLWESNVVGGYDTDIARPHFSWKGKPFYFELTRDKG, encoded by the coding sequence ATGTTAAAGCGCGTATTAAGCGTTAGCGCAGCCGCCACCCTGGTATTGGCATTATCGGCGTGTGTTCCCCCAGACCAGACCCCGGATATCTCGGGCGTTGACTTCATCACCACTGACGGCGCGGAGCCGCAGAACCCGCTGCTGCCAGCGGATATCAACGATGTGCCGGCCGCGACCATCGTTAATCTCATCTACTCCGGCTTGGTCTACCTCAACGAGGAAGGCGAGGCGGAATACGACGTTGCTCAGAAGATTACCCAGACCTCGCCTACTGAATACGACGTCGTCTTGCGTGAGGATGCGAAGTTCTCCGACGGCTCTTCAGTTCGTGCGCGTGACTTCGTGGATTCCTGGAACGCAGCTGTTCAAAACAACATGCTTTCCTCCTACTTCTTCAAGCCGATTCTGGGATTTGGGGAGGGCGAGCCCACCATGCGTGGTCTTAAGGTAACAGGCGATAGAACCTTCCACATTGAGCTGGCCGAGCCTACCGCGAACTTCGTGAAACGCCTGGGCCATTCGGTCTTTTTCCCCATGCATCCTTCAGCCGAGAAGGGCTATGACGCATATGGCATGAACCCCATCGGCAACGGTCCGTACCGCCTGGCGCGCTGGGATAGGGATGAAAAGATCAACCTTATCCCAAACGCGGAATATGTCGGCCCGCGAAAGTCCCGTAACGAGGGGCTGGAGTTTCGCTTTTATGAGACCGAAGAGGAATCTTATGCTGCCCTGCAGCGCGGCGAGCTGGACTTGGTCACGGATGTGCCGATCACGCATATCCACCGCTTTGAGGAGGAACTGGACGGGCGAAGCTTCAACGAGACTTCCGCCATGTTCAGCTTCATCACCATCCCGGCCAATGACCCGATGTTCCGCGGAGAGGCCGGCGCTTTGCGACGCCGCGCCATCTCCATGTCCTTCGATCGCACCCGCATCGCGCACGAAGTCTTGGACGATACTGTCACTCCGGTTACATGTTTTGCCACCCAAAAATATTGCCCTGAGATGGGGATGATTCCGGGTCAGGAAGTGCTGGTTTATAACCCAGAAAAGGCACGCGAACTGTGGGCAAAGGCTGATGCCATCTCGCCGTGGACGGGGCCATTTCTTCTGGGATATAACGCGGATGGCGGGCATGCGGAATGGGTCGATGCGGTAACTAAACAGGTTTCAGAGACACTTGGTATCGAGGCTTATGGCCGTGCTTTCTCGACCTTTAAGAAGTACCGGCAAGCCGTAACGGACCGTCAGATGCGCGGTTCCTTCCGTTCCAGCTGGCAGGCTGCGTACCCCTCGGAGGTCAACTTTCTGGAGCCGGTCTTCGCATCTAGCTCGTTGCTCAACGAGTCCGGCTTTAATAACCCGGAATTCGACAGGCTGCTCAAGGAAGCCAATTCCGAACTCGATAAAAAGGTCCAAGAGCAAAAACTGCTTGCAGCGCAGTCCATCCTTTTGCATGACCTGCCGGCGCTGCCGCTGTGGGAATCCAACGTGGTTGGCGGCTATGACACCGATATCGCGCGTCCACATTTCAGCTGGAAGGGAAAGCCGTTTTACTTTGAGCTGACTCGCGACAAAGGCTAA
- a CDS encoding mechanosensitive ion channel domain-containing protein, whose amino-acid sequence MNLVGYFFYRMWQVGIDHVLPLVALLLLGMLVPRLGRLAIRVLESRLEEGEESTKARLALGGALVYVLQAVAYFLLVLAALSNVGVPALGAAIPATVVSAALGFGAQKIIGDFLAGFFILSEKQFGVGDYVSFEGTTGVEGTVVALTLRTTKVRTPTGEVVMVPNGSAGVITNFSQDWSRAVVDLSVPLHEGETLEEITSQVRTISQQAIKDPAIAGDVAGELEILSATGIVEPTVAGQPWQVKYRVLVQVNPSRQWAVERAIRSALLSAFWDHYNLPSNATGVFPAGPSSSVEKPGIERTPETAAEKGLGAAVAASASTDGVAARASAHNADNDDTALEEVAKAKDHGPGKPASADVEKEEKPATGIWRADTPSSKFQYVWTAGGRVRSSTTTLLAALAITGLLIFASWNPEDAGTGWLNPAYWSQRDAATSEAPAPVAPGEEADSSAETPPAPGTTTPTEAAEPTTSAESSADYGSSEDGSSEDGSRADSRSGSSGADSDAATTVPAETATQSAVPSAEPTAAEESAAAGGSDGA is encoded by the coding sequence ATGAACCTCGTTGGCTACTTCTTTTATCGGATGTGGCAGGTCGGAATCGACCATGTCCTGCCGCTTGTCGCGTTGTTGCTGCTGGGCATGTTGGTGCCGCGGCTGGGTCGGCTGGCCATCCGCGTCCTGGAATCGCGGCTCGAGGAAGGCGAAGAGTCCACGAAGGCGCGCCTGGCCTTGGGCGGAGCTTTGGTCTACGTATTGCAGGCGGTGGCATATTTCTTGCTCGTGCTGGCCGCACTCTCGAACGTGGGCGTGCCGGCGCTGGGCGCGGCAATCCCGGCGACGGTGGTTTCTGCCGCCCTTGGTTTTGGTGCACAGAAGATAATCGGGGACTTCCTCGCGGGCTTTTTCATCCTTTCGGAAAAGCAATTCGGCGTCGGTGACTACGTGAGCTTTGAGGGCACAACGGGCGTGGAAGGAACCGTGGTGGCGCTGACCCTGCGCACCACGAAGGTACGTACGCCCACGGGCGAGGTGGTCATGGTTCCCAATGGCTCGGCGGGCGTTATCACCAACTTCTCGCAGGATTGGTCCCGCGCTGTAGTGGACCTTTCGGTGCCGCTCCACGAGGGCGAGACCCTTGAGGAAATCACTTCCCAGGTGCGTACGATTTCCCAGCAGGCCATCAAGGATCCGGCCATTGCTGGCGACGTCGCCGGCGAGCTCGAGATCCTTTCTGCCACCGGCATCGTGGAACCAACTGTTGCGGGTCAGCCTTGGCAGGTTAAATACCGCGTGCTCGTGCAGGTCAACCCTTCGCGGCAGTGGGCGGTTGAGCGCGCAATCCGCTCCGCGCTGCTCTCGGCGTTTTGGGATCACTACAACCTACCCAGCAACGCGACCGGCGTATTTCCTGCAGGTCCTTCCAGCTCCGTGGAAAAGCCCGGTATCGAGCGCACCCCTGAAACCGCGGCGGAAAAGGGGCTGGGCGCGGCAGTGGCGGCGTCGGCAAGCACAGATGGCGTCGCAGCGCGCGCTAGCGCCCACAACGCAGACAATGATGACACCGCCCTGGAGGAAGTTGCCAAAGCCAAGGACCATGGCCCCGGCAAGCCCGCGAGTGCGGATGTGGAAAAGGAAGAAAAGCCGGCCACCGGCATCTGGCGTGCGGATACCCCAAGCAGCAAGTTCCAGTACGTGTGGACTGCCGGTGGGCGCGTTCGTTCTTCTACCACCACGCTGCTGGCGGCACTTGCGATTACCGGACTGCTCATCTTTGCCTCCTGGAATCCGGAGGACGCCGGCACCGGTTGGCTAAACCCTGCCTACTGGTCACAGCGCGACGCCGCCACCTCGGAAGCGCCCGCCCCAGTCGCGCCGGGGGAGGAGGCCGACTCCTCGGCGGAGACCCCGCCTGCCCCGGGGACCACCACCCCGACCGAGGCCGCGGAGCCAACCACAAGCGCGGAAAGCTCTGCCGATTACGGCTCCAGTGAGGACGGCTCTAGTGAGGACGGCTCTCGGGCGGACTCGCGCTCGGGCTCCTCGGGCGCTGACTCCGACGCCGCCACCACCGTACCTGCTGAAACCGCAACACAGAGCGCGGTGCCTAGCGCGGAGCCCACCGCGGCAGAAGAAAGCGCCGCCGCTGGGGGAAGCGACGGCGCTTGA